In Setaria viridis chromosome 5, Setaria_viridis_v4.0, whole genome shotgun sequence, the genomic stretch GTGGATTTGATATGGCTTTACTTATGCATGTGATTCTGCTACCATTCAACAAAACATATGTAGTCAGGATTTTTCTTAAAAGGATAAGAATAAACAAGCATTATTTCCATGGGACCTAACTCCATCCATGGCAATCGGCACAGGACCTCTCAAACGCTAGGGTTGGCCCTAAAAAATTGATTATAAGAATGCTACAAACCGTTGAAAAATTTTGTTGATCGAGTCTTTGTAGCTGAGCTGCAGCGCCTAATAACTGGTGAACGAGCAAGGGAGTTATGAGACGACTCTGATGAGACAGCAAATGTAAAGTCGATCGGCATGGAACAGTGCATTCGAAATCTCGAAATCTGCCGCGCATATGTGTCCCTCTCTCTGATTATTTCCTCTGCCGGCCTCTCCTTTCAGTCCAATCCAAGGAGTATCTCTTCTTGCTGGCGTCAGTACTTCGGCCTTCCCTCGGCTCCCCGCCGACGGCCTTCATGGCCTCACCTGCCATCTCCCCATCTGCTCGTCTCATGCAACGCGCTGCTGCACGGCCGCCGTGACCGTGAGGCTCTGCACCGGGCACCAACTAAGCCCAGAAACGTGTCGATGTCTAGTCTACTCTGATATCATCGGAGACCGGCGGCACACGTGCTGGTGTGCTACGCATGCGCAGACCGCGACACCGCGTGGCCGGGCGACGACGCGCACGcgcgctagctgctgctgccgcagcGATTCTGCTCTCCAGCTGCTAGTCCATGTCCATGTACGCATGCATGCGGCCACACGGCTCGCTTCCACATGTGTGCGCTCTCGATCGGCCGCCGCTCGTCCCCCGGCCCCCGGGGCCCGGGCCGCCTAGTTACCTCCGGTGAGGCGGTGACATTGCCCAAACTCGCATGCGTAATTGCGTATCATTGCATGATTGCGTCGACGACGACCATGCCCAAACTCGACAGGATTTAGATCTATACAAGCGACCTTCTACCTATCGCGGATAAGCCCCCTGATCATGCGTACATGACCACTTGGCGCATGTGCAAATCTGCGATGCGATCGGTATGCCAAAGAACAACGCGtccaaatttgaaactttttcagttagggggggggggggggggggggggcggggcaaGTGTAGTAAACGGCCAAATTTAACAAGAACAACGCTCTAGAAGGTAGAGGTAGGCACCTGGGATGGGGGTTGTTCTTGATGGACTTCTGCCCGTACTTCCTCCACTTGTACCCGTCGCTCGGCGTCTTGCCGCCGCAGCTCCTCACCTTGGTCGTGTACTTgctctccggcgccgcccggcTCGCCGCTCCGAACCTGCCACTTCAATTCCATCCAAAAAGCCATGCGCGGATCATTCATCATCAGCCTCCTTGTTGCGTCAGGAATTATACTGGTCCATGGATACACGGATCGGATGCACCTACAGATGCATCGTGCTGTAGCGGCGGCTGCTCCAGGGGTAGGGCCGCGACGTCGACAGCGCCTTCTCGATGTCCCGGATCGTCGGCCCGGTGTACACGGAGCACAGGGCCCTGCTCACCGCCTCCGGCTGCGGCAGCACCTCCTCccgctcggccccgccgccgccgctgttgcACGGCGCGGGAgcagccggcgacgacgacgccccCGTGTTGTCACGCGAGCAGGGCTCCGCGTCGCCGCCCGCGGGGGCCTGCTGCAGGGCGCCCAGGAGGAGGCTTTCGTCGCTGAGGAGCTCGGTTATGAGCTGCTCGTCGATCTCGCCGGGCCAGAGCGGCGCCACGTCGCCGGGGCCGGCCTGAGGGTGCAGCACATCCCCCATCAAGTGCCGGTCGGGAACTAGCAACAACCCGTGTACGGGGACGGAGTAATGGGACGGGAGGCTTTTATAGAGACGTATGCTGTGGATCCATCCACGATGCTTTTGGTTGACACAGTGGGCAGctatccgtttcaaattgtagattattttaatttttctaagtttatagatactgttatgtctagatatatctatatctagatatatagcaacACCTATAAACCAAagaagctaaaacgacctacattttgaaacgaagggagtagcCTGCACGGTTAGGTATGACTAATTAGAACAGCCTACCTGTTAATTGCAACTCTTCTTCACCGAAAAAGAGCTTCGATTTGATATCCTGATGGTAACTGAACTGGCCTGAATCCCAAAGACAGCTTAGATTTTGTAAAACATTACAAACGGCGATATTACCTTCCGGACCTTCTGAAAAATTGGATCGATTCAGTCGACAGTTCGTAGTCATCCGAACTCAATCGGATGGGCGTTGTTGTTGATTTGTCTCTAATGATCCCTCCAAATACAACATTTGTCCACTCATCCGTCTCTAGCAGTGTCCCCGCTGCCCCCCCTGCTAGCATTTCCTTTCCGTTTTGCGGCTCCCTCGCCACCGACGCCACTCATCGGCTGTTCTCCATCCCATCCACCCCTATTCGTCGTCTTCGATGGGTACTAGAATAGTAGAATCCAGCAAGATATTTGCTGAAGAAGCCCGAGCCCCAACTATCTCCACTTACTTCTTGGTCGCTTTGTCGGCATTCGTTTGACCAGGACCTAAACTTAAAAAAGGAAATCAGTAGGAGGTTGGACAGAACACAGAAGAAATAGAAGCAGATttgagggcctgtttggctcaccagtgttaaagtttaacacccgtcacatcggatgtttgaatgctaattaggagtattaaatataggttaattacaaaactaattgcacagatggagtgtaattcgcgagacgaatctattaagcctaattagtacatgatttgacaatgtggtgctacagtaaccatttgctaatgatggattaattaggcttaatagattcgtctcgtgaattagcataggattctgcaattagttttataattagctcatatttagttctcctaattagcatccgaacattcgatgtgacactgttaaagtttaacacctcatatccaaacacccccccTGCGTGATAAAACTTTATCATGTCTGAAAAGTCTGAACCGGCGCGCCTGCCTTTTTCGTTTTCATCCCACAACCCCCCTGCGTGAGGTCTGCATCGTCCAGTTATTGTACAGATTAAGATGCTAAATGCTCAAATCAATCGCTAACGGACGATAACCACCGCCGTACTGCTAGCCTCGTGTATTCATATTTGGCTACATATAATATATATGCAAGTGCTTAATTTACAGGTAGGCGAAATGGGTGCAAAACAACCGTGGCTGCAGagagcagaaattgggaggaCAAAATCAAGCAGCAAGAATGTCACAGTTGAAAAAACAAAAGGTCCAGGGCCTGACTGCAGGACCGCGGAAACCTGAGACGTCTCTGTCCCCGCCTCGCGCGCGGCTGCCGTAGCGACGTCCGCCCTCGCCAGCCATCCCATCGCCCACCCCTCACCAGACAACCAACCCTGCAGAAAAAGGCCGGCGAAGCGCGGACCATCAGGCAAAGTAGTAGCCGCCCCCGTTTCTCAGCCGCAGCTTCCTCCGGATTTCTCAATTTAAATCACCAAATAACTCCGGCGACGCTGACGGCTGTCACCACCACGCGTTGCAATTTGGAGATGCGCGGTCCCTGTCACACTTCATTTCAAAGCCGGGGAAGGCGGGACTACTCGTTCATCCGCTGCGTCAGATTACACACGCTTGCCGCTGCTTTTGCTCCGGCGAGGTTTCCGGCAGCGATTACTCACTCGAGGCTCGATGTGGCATTAACGGGCGTGATGGCCGCAGCTCAACTTGTTCATACATGCGTCAATCACATAGCCAAAGCCAGCTACAAGCTACCCTTCCGATTTTAAATGGAAAAGTGGCATGCCCTTGCTGAAAGGGAGATGGCAGCAGGACCGCAGGGCTGCTCTCTTTCGAGGATCGCTTTGCCGACCGAGGGGAGAACTGTCAGGGAGCTCGATTTGGTTTTATTTCTCACAAGAACACAAGATGTCTACTATTCCCCTGCATATCCATCACTTCCCGTGTGCAGCAACAGCTTAGCGCAGAGATTGGTCGAGTGTGTCCATGGATTTGATTTCTTCAGCAAGGTGGGGCAAATGAGGTGACTGCAGTTGAACAATGTATCCGTCGAGCACCTTTCCTGTCAGAGGCGTTGAGATTTCAGACATCTTCGTCAGTGTAGAGGTCAATTCATTTCGAGGGTCATAATATGGTCGATTAGGTAGGTGCCTAGGCGGCCAATTCTACTTCAGTCTCCCCCAAGTCCACCCGGGATAAGGAGAAACGGACGAGAGACCAATGGGAGAGTGAACAAAGGACGAGCACCAAGTCCTTGTGGCCTAATAACTCTGCCCATCGGCTCAACCGCCGCAAGGATGTGCTGACATGAACAACAGAGCGTGATGGTGCGCGCGTTTAGTCCCGGTCGTTTTTACACAGTGCCGAGAAGAGGGCTCCCAGAAGCCCTGAACACCGGGTATTTCCTAGGAACCCTGCATGAGGAGACAGCGATCCCTGCAATGTGCAGACCCAACGTGTTCCAAACGGGCACCACGAATCGCAAACCCTAACATCTGCTCGAAACAAAAGCTTAACGTGGTTGTCCCGCGCGCGGTACGCGAGTCTGCATAAATGCGATTGCTCTGAAGATGCACGGCTCACTGTGGGCTGATGGAGCTGTACTAGGTACGAACACTGACTGAGAGATGAGAGAACTTGTTAGCCCTTTCACTTTCGAATTTTTGCCAGGCACCTGACCTTGTCCGGCAACGTTGCCCAGTCAGTCCTCGTTGCCGAGTGTCTCACGGTCACGGATCGATTTTTATTGCCGCCCGCCGGCCATTGCAGACAGGTTCTTGACCGTGCTGCACGCCTGCACTGCATGCCCATACCGATTCGGCGGAGCCGTGCATATCTTCAGGACTCAGGAGCCACCATGGCCAGGGGTTTCGCTTTCGTCAGAGGACGGAAGCCAGCTTCGCAAAGCTAACGCCTGACAGCTCTTTCTTCTCAGGTACGCGCGGAAGTCGCTGCCGCTCGCTCAGCCCGGCCGGCAGGCTCCTCTGGAGTTGACACCGACGGCGGGGGCGCGATCAGCGCGAGCGGGTCAACCGCCGATCGAGAGCGAGACGGTCCCGGTCATGTCAATCGGCGTCTCACCGGTGCGCGCCGTTATGGCGCGACACGGCGACAGGTGCGTCCGCGGCCGTGTAAAATACTCCGACCTGTATGGCCCTTTTAGGCTGCTAGCTTGTAGTTAGGAGTTTTTTATTTCTGTAAGAAAAAGATGTCGTTAGGAGTTGATCGGGGAAAGTCAAGGCATTGGACGGATCGATGGAGGCCATTGGATGCCGGCAGGACCCTGGGCTGACCTTTTGCCTTGGCACGTGGGTGCTGAGTCCACACACACTTCAATTCAAGATATGCATCTCGCCTCGTCTCATGATCTAGAAAAGAAAGATCTCACCTTGTATCTGTATGATATATCTTTTTGATACAGGAAAGGCCAATGCACTAGACAAGACAGTCACATCTGCTAGGAGCCTAGTTGAGCGTAGATGAGTATGACTGTTTGGTCATACGAAAAGGACTAAACAATTACTAGGTTCCAACTTTGCTTGTCGTTCCTGAAGTTTAAACTATGCATAATGCAGATATTGCATTcatgtcttcttctttttctccccATTTTGAGAGAGGGAGATATTTCTTTCACGTTCTTTTGGGGTCAATTTGCTTCAAAGATGCAAGATTGGGCTAGGCCATGGGCCAAGAGACCGAACAAAACGGAAAAGGTCCATCTGCGGATAAGGCCCACGTAGGCCCGCGCAGCCGTCTGCGTACGACGAGA encodes the following:
- the LOC117856073 gene encoding uncharacterized protein isoform X1 encodes the protein MGDVLHPQAGPGDVAPLWPGEIDEQLITELLSDESLLLGALQQAPAGGDAEPCSRDNTGASSSPAAPAPCNSGGGGAEREEVLPQPEAVSRALCSVYTGPTIRDIEKALSTSRPYPWSSRRYSTMHLGRFGAASRAAPESKYTTKVRSCGGKTPSDGYKWRKYGQKSIKNNPHPRSYYKCTSSRCGAKKHVEKSTDDPEMLIVTYEGPHLHGPQPLFPRRQLASVDLSGAAAAAAKKQARTPSPAARASDDGGAWPPNDQQMACDDDDAGARGGRAATLPGSGRAEDAVPHGQQHLADSCDDGSTASVPAPPPRAATALTCDSPPTTWSCPDFPFVWSPEADPLLL
- the LOC117856073 gene encoding uncharacterized protein isoform X2, coding for MGDVLHPQAGPGDVAPLWPGEIDEQLITELLSDESLLLGALQQAPAGGDAEPCSRDNTGASSSPAAPAPCNSGGGGAEREEVLPQPEAVSRALCSVYTGPTIRDIEKALSTSRPYPWSSRRYSTMHLFGAASRAAPESKYTTKVRSCGGKTPSDGYKWRKYGQKSIKNNPHPRSYYKCTSSRCGAKKHVEKSTDDPEMLIVTYEGPHLHGPQPLFPRRQLASVDLSGAAAAAAKKQARTPSPAARASDDGGAWPPNDQQMACDDDDAGARGGRAATLPGSGRAEDAVPHGQQHLADSCDDGSTASVPAPPPRAATALTCDSPPTTWSCPDFPFVWSPEADPLLL